A stretch of the Clostridiales bacterium genome encodes the following:
- a CDS encoding alpha-L-fucosidase, which translates to MFDATFESLWQHEYPEWFRNAKFGIWSHWGPQSVPMCGDWYARNMYVQGSPQYLYHIRHYGHPSKFGYKDICALWKAENFDPDRLMEKYVKAGARYFVSQAMHHDHFFNYPSELNRMNSMNVGPHKDIVGMWKAAAQKYNLPFGVTEHLGASFSWWRVNKGCDSYGPYKGVPYDGNDPAWRDFYHDNYEYSDAINDWPYTPWYTANEKFHDYWKRCMFELIDNYAPDFLYSDGALPFCDTWLENENYVLDDRYREGLEVVARLYNKSAEVHGTNQAVYTQKSRFADIYRVGVLDMERALLKGASEYPWQTDTCIGGWFYDAKATYKKPREIIDILIDVVSKNGCLLLNILQKPDGSIDDEAEFILDELAKWFAVHGEAIYETRPWKTVSEGTSALEFKDFREDAITWAPSDYRFTCKGNTVYAFMMGAKAGESAVLRSFGEGEQVRSVRLLGVGEVPFVHQFGVLTVKMPEQLPTEYVPCLAVELG; encoded by the coding sequence ATGTTTGACGCGACATTTGAATCCCTCTGGCAGCACGAGTATCCCGAATGGTTCCGCAACGCGAAATTCGGCATCTGGAGCCACTGGGGCCCGCAGAGCGTGCCGATGTGCGGCGACTGGTATGCCCGGAACATGTATGTACAGGGCTCCCCGCAGTATCTCTATCATATCCGGCATTACGGCCACCCGTCCAAATTCGGTTACAAGGACATCTGCGCCCTGTGGAAGGCGGAGAACTTTGATCCCGACCGCCTGATGGAAAAATACGTGAAGGCCGGCGCCCGGTATTTCGTATCCCAGGCGATGCACCATGACCACTTCTTCAATTATCCATCGGAACTGAACCGCATGAACAGCATGAACGTCGGCCCGCACAAGGATATCGTGGGCATGTGGAAGGCCGCCGCGCAGAAATACAACCTGCCCTTCGGTGTAACCGAGCACCTGGGCGCGTCCTTCAGCTGGTGGCGCGTCAACAAGGGCTGCGATTCCTACGGTCCGTACAAGGGCGTCCCGTATGACGGCAACGATCCGGCCTGGCGGGATTTCTACCACGACAATTATGAATATTCCGACGCCATCAACGACTGGCCCTACACCCCCTGGTATACCGCCAACGAGAAATTCCATGATTACTGGAAGCGCTGCATGTTCGAGCTGATCGACAATTACGCGCCGGACTTCCTTTACTCCGACGGTGCGCTGCCTTTCTGCGACACCTGGCTGGAAAATGAAAACTATGTGCTGGATGACCGCTACAGGGAAGGGCTGGAAGTCGTCGCCCGCCTGTACAACAAATCCGCTGAAGTGCACGGCACCAACCAGGCCGTCTATACCCAGAAGAGCCGCTTTGCCGACATCTACCGCGTCGGTGTGCTGGATATGGAGCGTGCCCTGCTGAAGGGTGCCAGCGAGTATCCATGGCAGACGGACACCTGCATCGGCGGATGGTTCTACGATGCCAAAGCGACATACAAAAAGCCCCGGGAGATCATCGACATCCTCATCGACGTCGTTTCCAAGAACGGCTGCCTGCTGCTCAACATCCTGCAGAAGCCGGACGGTTCCATCGACGATGAGGCGGAATTCATCTTGGACGAGCTGGCCAAGTGGTTCGCCGTCCATGGCGAGGCCATCTACGAAACCCGTCCCTGGAAAACCGTCAGCGAAGGCACATCCGCCCTCGAATTCAAGGATTTCCGCGAGGACGCGATCACCTGGGCTCCGTCCGACTACCGCTTCACCTGCAAAGGCAATACTGTATATGCCTTCATGATGGGCGCAAAGGCCGGCGAAAGCGCCGTGCTGCGCAGCTTCGGCGAAGGGGAGCAGGTCCGCTCCGTACGCCTGCTTGGCGTGGGCGAGGTGCCGTTCGTCCACCAGTTCGGCGTCCTCACGGTAAAGATGCCGGAGCAGCTTCCCACCGAGTATGTTCCCTGCCTGGCTGTGGAGCTCGGCTGA
- a CDS encoding GNAT family N-acetyltransferase, whose product MIIPEIAFTLKDGRKAVLRSPRDEDIPGMLECLYVTAGETEFILRYPEECGKYTPEGEKALFDSLNASPNDAMLLCLVDGKVIGNCQIAWKNSIKTRHRASVAIGLMKEYWNQGIGTRMFEEMIRIAEENENILQMELEFIEGNSRARALYEKMGFRITGVKPNAVRLRDGTLLNEYSMIREIKR is encoded by the coding sequence ATGATCATTCCGGAAATCGCATTTACCCTGAAGGACGGGCGGAAGGCGGTCCTTCGCAGCCCGCGGGATGAGGATATCCCGGGCATGCTGGAGTGCCTGTATGTGACGGCCGGGGAAACTGAGTTTATCCTCCGGTATCCGGAGGAGTGCGGCAAATATACGCCGGAAGGCGAGAAAGCGCTGTTTGACAGTCTCAATGCTTCCCCAAACGATGCAATGCTCCTGTGCCTGGTGGACGGAAAAGTGATCGGGAACTGCCAGATCGCCTGGAAGAATTCCATCAAGACGCGGCACCGGGCCAGCGTGGCGATCGGGCTGATGAAGGAGTACTGGAACCAGGGAATCGGGACCCGGATGTTTGAGGAAATGATCCGGATTGCGGAGGAAAACGAAAACATCCTGCAGATGGAGCTGGAGTTTATTGAAGGGAACAGCCGTGCCCGGGCCTTGTATGAGAAAATGGGCTTCCGGATTACCGGGGTCAAGCCGAACGCGGTCCGCCTGAGGGACGGGACGCTGCTGAATGAATATTCCATGATCCGGGAAATCAAACGGTAA
- a CDS encoding NUDIX domain-containing protein: MKHEKSCGAVVYTIEDGRLLFLAEHMRLGHISIPKGHVEGNETEEETARREIKEETNLDVRMDTAFRQEVSYSPAAGIMKQVVFFAAEAVSREMKNQECEVSGLEWLPADEAIRAMTYDTDKEVLARAVEYLGRKHGLDA; this comes from the coding sequence ATGAAACACGAAAAATCCTGCGGCGCAGTTGTTTATACCATCGAGGACGGCCGGCTGCTGTTCCTTGCGGAGCATATGCGGCTGGGGCACATCTCCATTCCCAAGGGGCATGTGGAAGGAAACGAGACGGAAGAGGAAACCGCCCGGCGGGAGATTAAGGAGGAAACCAATCTTGACGTCCGGATGGATACCGCCTTCCGGCAGGAGGTTTCCTATTCCCCCGCGGCAGGAATCATGAAGCAGGTGGTCTTTTTTGCGGCGGAGGCGGTTTCCCGGGAAATGAAGAACCAGGAATGTGAAGTTTCCGGGCTGGAATGGCTGCCGGCGGATGAAGCAATCCGGGCCATGACCTATGATACGGATAAGGAAGTGCTGGCACGCGCGGTGGAATACCTGGGCCGGAAGCACGGGCTGGATGCCTGA
- a CDS encoding MBL fold metallo-hydrolase, with the protein MKITALVENTSDCGLPAEHGLSLFVETNGIRFLFDMGQTDLFARNAEALGIDLDTADFAVLSHGHYDHGGGLKTFLSLNSHAPVYLSRYAFEPHYNGTEKYIGLDPELQESGRLVFIDSEKTIAEGISLHNCPDAPKIMDFGSSGLNMVRDGRLLPEDFRHEHYLLAEENGKRILFSGCSHRGILNIMHWFRPDILIGGFHMSKLPLDDILAGYARELNTYPAVCYTCHCTGTAQYRFMQDHMDRLHYLGTGDCIEI; encoded by the coding sequence ATGAAGATTACAGCTTTGGTGGAAAACACTTCCGACTGCGGGCTTCCCGCAGAGCACGGGCTCAGCCTGTTCGTGGAAACAAACGGAATCCGTTTCCTTTTCGATATGGGGCAGACGGACCTGTTTGCCCGAAACGCGGAGGCCCTGGGCATTGATCTGGACACAGCCGATTTTGCAGTATTGTCCCACGGCCATTATGACCACGGCGGCGGACTGAAAACCTTCCTGTCGCTGAACAGTCATGCGCCGGTTTACCTCAGCCGGTATGCCTTTGAACCGCATTACAACGGAACTGAAAAATATATCGGGCTGGATCCGGAACTGCAGGAATCCGGCCGTCTTGTATTCATCGACTCAGAAAAAACAATTGCCGAAGGCATCTCCCTGCACAACTGTCCCGATGCCCCAAAGATCATGGACTTCGGTTCTTCCGGGCTGAACATGGTCCGGGACGGCCGCCTTCTGCCGGAGGATTTCCGGCATGAGCATTACCTGCTGGCGGAAGAAAACGGAAAAAGGATCCTCTTCAGCGGGTGTTCGCATCGGGGGATCCTGAATATTATGCACTGGTTCCGTCCGGATATCCTGATCGGGGGATTCCATATGTCCAAACTGCCCCTGGATGATATACTGGCCGGTTATGCCCGGGAACTGAACACATATCCGGCAGTCTGCTATACTTGCCACTGCACAGGAACAGCACAGTACAGGTTTATGCAGGATCACATGGACCGTCTCCATTACCTGGGAACCGGTGACTGCATTGAGATCTGA
- a CDS encoding NUDIX domain-containing protein has protein sequence MSAEIWDLYDEQGNKTGETWERSRAGEIPEGRCHIVCDILIRHRDGEFLLTRRDPNKKPYPGCLEASAGGSALAGETAEEGARREMKEETGLEAGPLEQISVTHWPGSKSVIYAYLAVVDCAKDAVVLQEGETVDYMWVDYPTLMKLITEDEVLQVQYPRYKPYLDQLES, from the coding sequence ATGTCCGCTGAAATCTGGGACCTGTACGATGAGCAGGGCAACAAAACCGGGGAGACCTGGGAGCGCAGCCGTGCCGGGGAAATACCCGAAGGGCGGTGCCATATCGTATGTGATATCCTGATCCGCCATCGGGACGGGGAGTTCCTGCTGACGCGGCGGGATCCGAACAAGAAACCGTATCCGGGCTGCCTGGAAGCCAGCGCCGGCGGATCTGCCCTGGCCGGGGAAACGGCGGAGGAAGGCGCCCGCCGGGAAATGAAAGAGGAGACCGGGCTGGAAGCCGGGCCGCTGGAACAGATCAGCGTGACGCACTGGCCCGGGAGCAAGTCCGTGATCTACGCATACCTGGCAGTGGTGGACTGCGCGAAGGACGCGGTCGTTCTCCAGGAAGGGGAAACGGTGGATTACATGTGGGTGGATTATCCGACGCTCATGAAACTGATTACTGAAGACGAGGTGCTACAGGTTCAGTATCCCCGTTATAAGCCTTACCTGGATCAGCTGGAAAGCTGA
- a CDS encoding class I SAM-dependent methyltransferase — MREETDTIRSHYDINPQKEWDRLKRRFPYEKYITIHMMDRYIRPGDTILDIGGGPGHYSVHYARQGHDVTLLDLSGENVRFAKKKARQYGVKITALQGDALDLSRFAENTFDIVFLMGPLYHLMNEENRLQAVREAKRVLKPGGILFSSFILMFGGVIYGIREVPETITWDRQKEMMIYENAATEESASFHSFTYAWMTTVRDAKKLMASVPGLRTKNAFGQESILSPYRYVLAGMPKKTRMAWYDYALKFCDKEDYLTHTEHLMIVSEKET; from the coding sequence ATGCGGGAGGAAACGGATACGATCCGATCCCATTATGATATCAATCCGCAGAAGGAATGGGACCGCCTGAAAAGGAGGTTCCCGTATGAAAAATACATCACGATCCATATGATGGACCGGTATATCCGTCCGGGAGATACGATCCTGGATATCGGCGGTGGACCCGGGCATTATTCTGTCCATTATGCCAGGCAGGGGCATGATGTCACCCTGCTGGACCTGAGCGGTGAAAATGTCCGTTTCGCAAAAAAGAAAGCCCGGCAGTACGGAGTGAAGATCACGGCGCTGCAGGGAGATGCGCTGGATCTTTCCCGCTTTGCGGAAAACACATTTGATATTGTTTTTCTGATGGGTCCGCTGTATCATCTGATGAATGAGGAGAACAGGCTTCAGGCTGTCCGGGAGGCAAAGCGTGTGCTGAAGCCGGGAGGAATACTGTTCAGCAGTTTTATCCTCATGTTCGGCGGTGTGATCTATGGGATCCGGGAAGTTCCGGAAACCATTACCTGGGACCGGCAAAAGGAAATGATGATCTATGAAAACGCGGCGACAGAAGAAAGCGCGTCTTTTCATTCATTTACCTATGCCTGGATGACGACGGTCCGGGATGCGAAAAAGCTGATGGCGTCCGTTCCGGGACTCAGGACGAAAAATGCCTTCGGGCAGGAGAGCATCCTTTCCCCGTATCGGTATGTCCTGGCCGGCATGCCGAAAAAGACCCGGATGGCCTGGTATGATTACGCACTGAAGTTCTGCGATAAGGAAGACTATCTGACCCATACCGAGCATCTGATGATTGTTTCAGAAAAGGAGACCTAA
- a CDS encoding purine biosynthesis protein PurH has translation MNSIRIADTTREEREQIVAESIGNTDGLCDGCSPGIIEMYQDYIDGKRELREINAEFRARYMSGAQGPARGGCVFAGGEG, from the coding sequence ATGAACAGCATCCGGATTGCCGATACTACCCGAGAAGAGCGGGAGCAGATTGTTGCGGAATCCATCGGGAATACCGACGGCCTCTGTGACGGCTGCAGCCCGGGAATCATTGAAATGTACCAGGATTATATCGACGGGAAACGGGAGCTCCGGGAGATCAACGCGGAATTCCGCGCCCGGTATATGTCCGGCGCGCAGGGCCCGGCCCGGGGCGGTTGCGTTTTTGCCGGCGGGGAAGGCTGA
- a CDS encoding 8-oxo-dGTP diphosphatase has translation MERTERVTLTNLCMIVNGTKILVQDKVGGDAGGIILPGGHVEEHEPVVDSVIREMKEETGLDIRNPRLCGIKEWINEDGSRYVVFLFRAEEFSGELVSSEEGRVFWMEKEDVLKSRWIWHMDCLMKIIADGEYTELYLDSADDWKPVLK, from the coding sequence ATGGAACGGACGGAACGGGTAACCCTGACCAACCTGTGCATGATCGTGAACGGTACCAAAATCCTGGTGCAGGACAAGGTCGGCGGCGATGCGGGCGGGATCATCCTGCCCGGCGGCCATGTGGAGGAGCATGAGCCGGTGGTGGATTCCGTGATCCGCGAAATGAAGGAGGAAACCGGGCTGGATATCCGGAACCCCCGCCTGTGCGGAATCAAGGAATGGATCAACGAGGACGGATCCCGGTATGTGGTGTTCCTGTTCCGGGCGGAGGAGTTCTCCGGGGAGCTGGTTTCCTCGGAGGAGGGCCGCGTATTCTGGATGGAAAAGGAAGACGTGCTGAAATCCCGGTGGATCTGGCATATGGACTGCCTGATGAAAATCATCGCGGACGGGGAATATACGGAGCTGTACCTGGATTCCGCAGACGATTGGAAGCCGGTGCTGAAATGA
- a CDS encoding GNAT family N-acetyltransferase → MITDSFDNRSPAIINPVRRENAPEVDACIVTFSHEIEKYVAEKYASGEIAALWCASGKTPVYLIERNGRRFAFYRTYVGAPITVGLMEDAMTELKCDRYILFGGAGCLNKEIAHGKVMVPTAAYRDEGTSYHYAPAADYVDMKNAAVVAECMKANGIPYALGKTWTTDSFYRETRNNFEKRKADGCISVEMESAGVQAMCDFRNMDLYAFFTGGDLLDAPEWNARQNENNDGGQHDVGHFSIALALAEYVASLPDQHVRIEPFDMKYLDEYYTGFNREITKYQWPDPFESREAAEELLQSFLDEMERGETLLFSIFSGDDRFLGSVEIHGVDGDCPELGIWVKEPEQNKGYAYRALGEALRYARKHYGNVAFYYEADVRNMGSLRLLDKFADEYEIIPYEPEKVTTDSGKELELRGYELRVK, encoded by the coding sequence ATGATCACGGATTCTTTTGACAACCGGTCGCCGGCCATCATCAACCCGGTGCGCAGGGAAAACGCGCCTGAGGTGGATGCGTGCATCGTTACCTTTTCCCATGAAATCGAGAAGTATGTCGCGGAGAAGTACGCATCCGGGGAGATCGCCGCGCTCTGGTGTGCCAGCGGGAAAACCCCGGTGTACCTGATTGAGCGGAACGGCAGGCGCTTCGCGTTCTACCGGACGTATGTCGGCGCGCCGATCACCGTGGGCCTCATGGAGGATGCGATGACCGAGCTGAAGTGCGACCGGTATATTCTGTTCGGCGGCGCGGGCTGCCTGAATAAGGAGATCGCGCACGGCAAGGTCATGGTGCCGACCGCCGCGTACCGGGATGAGGGAACCTCCTACCATTACGCCCCGGCCGCGGACTATGTGGACATGAAAAATGCCGCGGTTGTGGCGGAATGCATGAAGGCGAACGGAATCCCGTATGCGCTGGGGAAAACCTGGACAACGGATTCCTTCTACCGGGAGACGCGGAACAACTTTGAAAAGCGGAAGGCGGACGGGTGCATTTCCGTGGAGATGGAAAGTGCCGGCGTTCAGGCGATGTGTGACTTCCGGAATATGGACCTGTACGCGTTCTTCACCGGCGGTGATCTGCTGGACGCGCCGGAATGGAATGCGCGGCAGAATGAGAACAATGACGGCGGACAGCACGACGTCGGGCATTTCAGCATCGCGCTGGCCCTGGCGGAGTATGTGGCGAGTCTGCCGGATCAGCATGTCCGGATTGAACCGTTTGACATGAAATACCTGGATGAGTACTATACCGGCTTCAACCGCGAGATCACGAAATACCAGTGGCCGGATCCCTTTGAAAGCCGGGAGGCGGCAGAGGAACTGCTGCAGTCCTTCCTGGATGAGATGGAGCGCGGGGAAACCCTGCTGTTCTCCATCTTTTCCGGGGACGACCGTTTCCTCGGCAGCGTGGAGATCCACGGCGTGGACGGTGACTGCCCGGAACTGGGCATCTGGGTAAAGGAGCCGGAACAGAACAAGGGCTACGCATACAGGGCGCTGGGTGAAGCGCTCCGCTATGCCCGGAAGCATTACGGGAATGTTGCGTTCTACTATGAAGCGGATGTCCGGAACATGGGAAGTCTCCGTCTGCTGGACAAGTTTGCAGATGAATATGAAATCATCCCGTATGAGCCGGAAAAGGTCACCACGGATTCTGGCAAGGAGCTGGAGCTCCGGGGATATGAACTGCGGGTGAAATAA
- a CDS encoding GNAT family N-acetyltransferase, which translates to MKLLEPIRTPRLVIRSYTNADREFLLSTWGDRENGKYMVDPARENQDERYLSLIDKMEDEPNGYYLIAELREDGSRVGTCCAFPENGNYDIGYCIAKDHWREDLGTEMIGALLQWIRAQGGTSASGEIADRNAGSVALARKLGFMPDEETRYKKWGEETYFDAHIYRVDLTKEGK; encoded by the coding sequence ATGAAACTGCTGGAACCGATCCGGACACCGAGACTGGTGATCCGGTCCTATACAAACGCGGACAGGGAGTTTCTCCTGTCCACCTGGGGTGACCGGGAAAACGGAAAATACATGGTCGATCCCGCAAGGGAGAACCAGGATGAGCGGTATCTGTCCCTGATTGACAAAATGGAAGATGAGCCGAACGGATACTACCTGATCGCAGAGCTGCGGGAGGACGGGTCGCGCGTCGGCACCTGCTGTGCGTTTCCGGAGAACGGGAATTACGATATCGGCTACTGCATTGCCAAAGACCACTGGCGGGAAGACCTGGGAACCGAGATGATCGGCGCGCTACTGCAGTGGATCCGGGCGCAGGGCGGCACGTCCGCCAGCGGCGAGATCGCGGACCGGAACGCGGGTTCAGTCGCGCTGGCCCGGAAGCTCGGGTTTATGCCGGATGAGGAAACCCGGTATAAGAAGTGGGGCGAAGAGACGTATTTCGACGCACATATTTACCGGGTGGACCTGACAAAGGAAGGCAAGTAA
- a CDS encoding rubredoxin: MRYTCSICGYVYDEEKEKIPWAELPADWKCPLCGASKSDFVPEGPAVPAAEAVPVPTGESDMRELTAIEVSVLCSNLAKGCEKQYLPESAAAFSRLAEWFGSRSSAVDASFDRLLGKINADLETGFPAVNAAARQYGDRGAQRSLVWSEKVSRILRSLLARYAQEGDTMLQNSHVYVCTICGFVYIGDELPEVCPVCKVPNRKFEEIGG; the protein is encoded by the coding sequence ATGAGGTATACCTGTTCCATCTGCGGCTATGTATATGATGAGGAGAAAGAAAAAATCCCCTGGGCTGAACTGCCGGCGGACTGGAAATGCCCGCTGTGCGGTGCGTCCAAATCCGATTTCGTTCCGGAAGGCCCGGCTGTCCCGGCAGCCGAAGCCGTCCCGGTCCCGACCGGAGAAAGCGATATGCGGGAGCTGACCGCCATCGAGGTCAGCGTCCTGTGCTCCAACCTGGCCAAGGGCTGTGAAAAGCAGTACCTGCCGGAATCCGCAGCCGCCTTCAGCCGCCTGGCGGAGTGGTTCGGTTCCCGGAGCAGCGCCGTGGACGCGTCCTTTGACCGGCTGCTGGGTAAAATCAACGCGGACCTGGAAACCGGCTTCCCGGCAGTGAACGCCGCTGCCCGGCAGTATGGCGACCGGGGCGCACAGCGGAGCCTGGTCTGGAGCGAGAAGGTGTCCCGGATCCTCCGCTCCCTGCTGGCCCGGTATGCGCAGGAGGGAGACACGATGCTGCAAAACTCCCATGTATACGTCTGCACAATCTGCGGTTTTGTCTACATCGGCGATGAACTGCCCGAGGTCTGCCCGGTATGCAAGGTGCCGAACCGCAAATTCGAAGAGATAGGAGGGTAA
- a CDS encoding 4Fe-4S binding protein: MSGKIAIRNIRLCSKDCLCLYVCPTGASDTENSIIDADKCIGCGACADACPSGAISLVPREYPPQQAKAAEVIAALRGLAASKMEQEQMAARLPGKLARALEKSNRIMAEDLLREAGYMLPQSGNARGLLKKLLSEIKDPGFPAEEAEKLLNTLSFNEPETIKEETKMETWKCSVCGYVHEGPLPEGFTCPVCKQPASKFVKVEAEAPKKNPYAGTQTEKNLEAAFAGESQARNKYTYFASKAKKEGFEQIAALFLKTADNEKEHAKIWFKELNGIGDTAENLAAAADGENYEWTDMYEGFAVTAEKEGFPALAAKFRMVAAIEKHHEERYRALLKNVEMQEVFKKSEVKIWECRNCGHIVVGTAAPEVCPVCAHPQSYFEVNAENY; the protein is encoded by the coding sequence ATGAGCGGAAAAATCGCCATCCGGAATATCCGGCTGTGCAGCAAGGACTGCCTTTGCCTCTATGTCTGTCCCACCGGCGCGTCTGATACCGAGAACAGCATCATCGACGCTGATAAGTGCATTGGCTGTGGCGCCTGCGCGGATGCCTGCCCTTCCGGCGCCATCAGCCTGGTTCCCAGGGAATATCCCCCGCAGCAGGCCAAGGCAGCCGAAGTGATCGCCGCCCTCCGCGGTCTGGCCGCGTCCAAAATGGAGCAGGAGCAGATGGCCGCCCGGCTTCCCGGAAAGCTGGCCAGGGCGCTGGAAAAATCAAACCGGATCATGGCGGAAGACCTGCTCCGCGAAGCCGGCTATATGCTGCCGCAGAGCGGAAACGCCCGCGGACTCCTGAAAAAGCTCCTGTCCGAAATCAAAGATCCCGGCTTCCCCGCGGAAGAAGCGGAGAAGCTGCTCAATACCCTTTCATTCAATGAACCCGAAACAATAAAGGAGGAAACCAAAATGGAAACCTGGAAATGCTCTGTCTGCGGTTATGTTCACGAAGGCCCCCTGCCCGAGGGCTTTACCTGCCCGGTATGCAAACAGCCTGCCTCCAAATTCGTAAAGGTGGAAGCGGAAGCGCCGAAGAAGAATCCCTATGCCGGAACCCAGACCGAAAAAAACCTGGAAGCCGCCTTCGCCGGCGAGTCCCAAGCCCGGAACAAGTATACCTACTTTGCCTCCAAGGCCAAAAAGGAAGGCTTTGAGCAGATCGCCGCGCTGTTCCTGAAAACCGCGGACAACGAAAAGGAGCACGCCAAGATCTGGTTCAAAGAGCTCAACGGGATCGGCGATACCGCGGAAAACCTCGCTGCGGCCGCGGACGGCGAAAACTATGAATGGACCGACATGTACGAAGGCTTTGCCGTCACCGCCGAGAAGGAAGGTTTCCCGGCCCTGGCCGCCAAATTCCGCATGGTGGCTGCAATCGAAAAGCATCATGAGGAACGCTACCGCGCCCTCCTGAAGAATGTGGAAATGCAGGAAGTGTTCAAAAAGAGCGAAGTGAAAATCTGGGAATGCCGCAACTGCGGGCATATCGTTGTCGGCACCGCAGCCCCGGAAGTCTGCCCGGTATGCGCCCATCCGCAGAGCTACTTCGAAGTCAATGCTGAAAACTACTGA
- a CDS encoding GNAT family N-acetyltransferase: MTGMMETARLVIRPMADADEDAFIRGIGDRNLRVMYGFPAEMDESFPPRIFRQFRSLPGACALEEKETGEMTGFLLDVAPELPEEISARLPGKGRTLAYAVYPKYQRRGYMREALREYIRQAFVMTDTAYIHCGRFPENLPSEKLLRGLGFREFSRHTAGKKEIVDEVFFR; this comes from the coding sequence ATGACGGGCATGATGGAAACCGCCCGGCTGGTGATCCGGCCGATGGCGGATGCGGATGAAGACGCGTTCATCCGGGGAATCGGCGACCGGAATCTCCGGGTGATGTACGGATTCCCGGCGGAGATGGACGAAAGCTTTCCGCCCCGGATATTCCGGCAGTTCCGCAGCTTGCCCGGTGCCTGCGCGCTCGAGGAAAAGGAAACCGGGGAGATGACCGGCTTCCTGCTGGACGTGGCACCGGAGCTTCCGGAAGAGATTTCCGCCCGGCTGCCGGGAAAGGGCAGAACGCTGGCATACGCGGTATATCCGAAATACCAGCGCCGGGGATATATGCGGGAAGCCCTGCGGGAATATATCCGCCAGGCTTTTGTAATGACGGATACGGCGTACATCCACTGCGGCCGTTTTCCGGAAAACCTGCCGAGCGAAAAGCTGCTGCGCGGCCTGGGTTTCCGGGAGTTTTCACGGCATACGGCGGGGAAAAAAGAGATCGTGGATGAGGTTTTCTTCCGCTGA
- a CDS encoding peroxiredoxin — MLNIGTTAPDFALPDQNGETRKLSDFSGQRVILYFYSKDMTSGCSKQACGFAELYPHFREKGAVVIGVSKDTVASHKKFEEKYSLPFILLSDPELDVIKAYDVWQEKMNYGKPTMGVVRTTYLIENGKIIKAFGKVKAADNPAQMLQELG, encoded by the coding sequence ATGCTGAATATCGGAACAACCGCGCCGGATTTCGCACTGCCGGACCAGAACGGGGAAACCCGGAAACTGTCGGACTTCAGCGGACAGCGCGTGATCCTGTATTTCTATTCAAAGGACATGACTTCCGGATGCTCAAAGCAGGCCTGCGGGTTTGCGGAGCTGTACCCGCACTTCCGGGAGAAGGGCGCGGTGGTCATCGGCGTCAGCAAGGATACAGTGGCCAGCCATAAAAAGTTTGAGGAGAAGTACAGCCTGCCGTTTATCCTGCTGTCCGATCCGGAACTGGACGTGATCAAAGCCTATGACGTCTGGCAGGAGAAGATGAACTACGGCAAGCCGACCATGGGCGTGGTGCGGACCACCTACCTGATTGAAAACGGGAAGATCATCAAAGCCTTCGGCAAGGTGAAGGCGGCGGACAATCCTGCGCAGATGCTGCAGGAACTCGGATAA